From the Chondrinema litorale genome, the window AGCTCAAACTCAGAATTGACTCAAAAAGGAAAATTAAAGCTTGAAAGATTTGCTAATAAATTGAACCAACTAAGTACTATTGGCAAAATACATATAAAAGGTTATGCTGATAACATAGGAAAAAGTAGTAGCAATGAGATTCTCTCAAAAAAACGTGCTTTAGTAGTTCAAAATGAATTATATAATTATAATATTGAAAAAAATAAAATAATTATCGAATACTATGGAGAAAGTAAAAATATAGGTATTGCAGACTCCTTATATCGAAAAGTAGAAGTCTTTTTTCAACTAGATTAAAGTGTTATTTAAGGTATACTGTTGCTGCACTAACCCTTCTCTAAAAGCCGTCTATGGTAATTGATTTGCCCTAAATGATAATTTAAGTGGGAGTGCAAGTGCATGAGTGTAAATGCCATACCAGTTTCTTTTTCCCAAATTATCATTGGAAAAGTCCCTTTTAAGTCCTCATCTGTAAGTTGATTTAAGCCTTGATTCACAACTTCTATCGTCTCATCTATTTGTGTGTAAATATGGTTTCTATCAACAAATTTTGCCGAGAACTCAAAATCTCTCTGCCTTATGTAATCTGTATTAGCTAATCCGTTTCCTATATAAGTTTTGAGGTTGCCGACTAAATGGAGACAAAGATTTCCCCCCGAATTGCTTATCGAGTTTTCTACCTTCCATAAAGTAGATTCATTTTTATAGAGAGATATTTCTTGTTTTAGCTTTTTTAAGTCTCTATTAAATAATTCTTTTAGTACTTCAATCATCATTATCGAGCTTATTGTTTCCTCACTATGTTTTAGATATCATAAGATAGTACATTTTTTTACTTATTTGAGTTTATAATAATGCACAAGTCGATTAAAATATAGCACATACAAATTCTGATTTGTTTTTTATAATTGCACTGAATTGGAAATGCATTTGAGCGGGTTGATGCTTTGCTTTTTTAGCTAATAATTTCATGTTGACTTATTAAATTAAAAAATGAATACAAAGGGATTGATAATTCTTGGGGAAAGTATTCTGCCGGGGGAGAGCAAAAAGCTAAACCTAAATATGGCTCGTCTTTTCACAAATACTTTAGTAGAAGTACCTGTTTATGTAGAATCTGCAAAACTTCCTGGACCAACAGTGCTTATCACTTCAGGCATACATGGAGATGAGATAAATGGTATGGAAATAGTAAGGCAGGTGATTTCAAAAAAAATCAATATCCCAAAAAGAGGAACTATAATTTGTATACCAGTTATAAATGTATTTGGGTTCATCAATATGTCGAGAACTTTTCCAGATGGAAGGGATTTAAACAGAGTGTTTCCGGGAAGTGTGAAAGGATCGCTTGCTAGCCGGTTTGCACATCATTTTGTATCTGGTATTCTGCCCAACATCGACTTATGTCTAGATTTTCATACCGGTGGCGGACAAAGATTAAATGCTTCGCAAATTAGAATTGAACAGGGTAATGAAGAGTTAAAAAAATATGCTGATATTTTTCATGCACCGTTTACTGTGTATTCTAAAAATATTCCCAAGTCTTTTCGCTCAACTTGCAAAAAAATGGGGATTCCAATTTTATTAAATGAGAGCTGCAAAGCTTTACAATCTGACAAAACGATGGCTAAAAATGCTGTTGGCGGAATTATGCGCATATTAGCTCATCTAGACATGTTGAATAAAAAATTTACTGCGCCTGACCCTCAACACAAAAACATTGTAATTACAACTACTAAATGGATAAGAGCAAGCAGGTCAGGATTTTTACATCCAAAAATTGCTATACATGACTTTGTTAATAAGGGTGATGTAATTGCAACAATTGTTAGTCCCTATGGCGACTCAAGACATGTAATAAAGGCGCCAAATGATGGATATGTTATCAATGTAAATGAAGCACCAATGATTTACCAAGGTGATGCTATTTTTCATATTTCTACTAAACTAGAAAAAGACTAACTCTCTAGAAATGTTTGTTGAATGGATTAAAATCATCACGCTCCTACTCTATATAAAAAAGACATTCGCAGCTATTTTACAAGTGCGAATGTCTTTATATTAATTTGAGCAATTGATCACTTCAATCCCTTATAATTAATATCCTTCATTTTGGATTAAATAACTTTCCACGTTAGATGCTCCATCAATGGCATTTTGCGGAATTGGGAATAATCTATGAAGCGGATTACTGTCTGTTTTTTCTGTCCAAGAATCTTCGTAGTGTCCAAAACGAATTTGATCGCCACGTCTGAAACCTTCCCAGTAAAGTTCGAAACCACGCTCTCTGTAAAGTATTTCTAAATCAATAGCAGTAAGTGCTGCTGGAATTGGCTCACGAGCAGTTCTAGATGTTCTCACTGTGTTTACATCGCTCAATGCACCGGTGTTATCACCTGTTCTCAATTTAGCTTCAGCACGCATTAAGAATATTTCAGCATAACGCATCATTACTAAATCTACACTACTGTAATTATTTCCATTTGGCGAAGTATGGCTAAACTGGTATTTCGAAACACGATATCCTTTTGAGTGTAATCTGCCTTCGTTGGTAAAATCGACCTGTAGCTCATGGTTTACATATCCCACATCTTTATCAGGACCATTACCTTTGGTTTGTTTTACAGGATAAATTCTGTATCCTTCATCACATGTATAAAAAGAACCATTATCATCTTTTCTAGGTCCCCAAATTACACCACGAATAATACCTCTATTAATTTCGTAATCTTCGGCAGCCATGCAATAGTAATGGTCTTCATCATTTAATGGTGAAAAACCAATAAGATCTTGTAAAGCTTCAGGTATAATCTGGTTTTCTTGGTAGAATCTAGCATCTGCTTCTGCCGGATCAACATCTCCGTAAGCATCTACCCATGTTTGATAAAAATCTGGTGTAATTGCAGGACCATCTGTTCCATCTGCACTTGGGAATTCTGGTCTTGGAAACCATGAACCAGCCAAAGACCAATATGCCCAACGGCTGTGTTCTCTGTTTAAAACACCACGTTGGTCTAAAGCAAATATTAGTTCAGGGTTATCGTGGTTTTCATCATTGAAAAGATCAAAGTATTCTGGTGAAAATGAGTAAGCACCTGAATTGATAATGTTATCTGTATAAGTGATTACATTGGCCATATCTTGCGCAGTGAAATCAGGTGTACCATAAGGATCACGATAAACAGCCGCATTCAAATTCAACCTTGCTAAAAATCCCCAAACGGTTGCTTGGTTTATTCTTCCTGGGCCTTTAGTCGTATTGATCAAATCAACCACAGATAAAAGTTCGCTTTCAATGTAATCTATTGCTTCTTGGGCTCTAAGAATTTCAGAAAGTTCGTCTGATGATTCTTTTTTAAATGCTATGCCCCAGCTATCTAACATCAACATATTTAGATAAGCTCTCAAAGCTTTCATTTCGTAGAGTGCTCCTTCTGCTTCGGTGTTGCCCTCTTCTGCAAGCGGAGTTAATACCTCAATGGCAGAAAGTGCTCTAGAAATATTTACAGTTACTTCGTTCCAAGAACTACTTACTAAGTCGTTTGCTGCTGAAATTTCGTGAGAATGAGCCTCTAAGAATTTACCACCATCGTACCAGTCTGTTCCGCCTCTGTATGGTAATATAGCTTCATCAGCAGGAATTAGTTGTAAACCATAGTAGTTGGTATGTCTCCAAGTCCACGAAATTTGTCCATAAGCAGGAGCAATAGCACCGCTAATCACCTCTGCCTGTCCGCTTCCTTCAAGAGATTCATCTAAAATTTCTTCTTCTAAATCGGTACAACCTACAAAAGACAATAAACTGATACCGAATAATGCTATTATAAATTTATTCTTCATGTTGAAGTTTATTTTCGATTAGAATGATACGTTTAAGCTTATTAGAATTGTTCTGGCTTTTGGATAATTGAAATAGTCAATACCAAAAGTTTGTATGCCATCTAGTGAAAGATTGGAGTTAATTTCAGGATCATATCCACTGTAGTCTGAAATCACAAATAGGTTTTGTCCGGTTAGTGATAAACGAATAGTATTAATCACTCCATCAAGACCTATAAGAGAAGGTTTTAAGTTATACCCCAAAGTGGCATTGTTCAAACGTAAAAAACTACCATTTTCTAAATATCTTGTAGATACAGAATTTGAATTGGTAAAGTCTTCATTAGGATATTGAGTAGGTAAATCTGTGGTATTGAAATTAGAAACTAACAAGCCTTTAGTGAATAAAGACATAGCAGTATGGTTATACACTTTATTACCAGAAACTCCATTAAAGTTGAATCCTAAATCAAAGTTTTTGTATTGTAAGTTGATGTAAAATGCATAGATCATATCTGGTAATGCACTTCCTACAACTCTACGATCGTCAGATAAAATACTTAAACCATCCTCTCCTATTCCTGTAAACTCTTGCATATAGAATGATCCGATTCGCTCTCCGTTTATGTTACCATTAATAGTAGCATCTGTTTGTCCAGCTCCTTGTGCTGCACCAGTGGTTAATACTTTATATGGAGAATTTACAACTTCATTATTAGTATAAGCTAAGTTACCTCCAATGTTGAATAGGAAATCTTTGTTTAAATCGCTTTGGTAATCTAAAGAAAGTTCGATACCGTTATTTTTGATCTCCATATCTGGAATATTTGTCCAGTATTTATTCGTAGGCTGAATTGGATCTGCCGGAGTCACTTCTAACAAGATGTTTTCAGATACTTTATTGAAGTAATCAAGTGAACCAGATAATTTGTTATTGAAAAACCCAAAATCTACACCCACGTTTGTCTGCGAAGAAACTTCCCATTGGATATCTGGATTTGCTAAACGAGTAAAAATAGTTCCGTAAGGATAGTCTTCAATAGAGCTTTCTGTTCCATCAATTGGATAAGTATCATTATCTGCCTTGCTATCTGTATAGCTCAACTTCGTGATCTTAGCAGGAATTTCTTGGTTACCTGTTTTTCCCCAGCTAGCTCTCAATTTAAGGTTACTTATTTTTTGAGAACCACTTAAGAAATCCTCATTCATAATGTTCCAACCTAGTGCTACTGAAGGGAAATAACCATATCTGTTATTACCACCAAATTTTGAAGAACCATCAGCACGCATAGTAGCTGTAATCAAATACTTATCATCAAAACCATAATTTACCCTTCCGAAGAAAGATTGCAATTCGTTTTGTACTGCATATGTATTTAAATAAGTTGGCGTACTCTCTCCACTAATCTGATCTTGATATTCTGGATCAATACCGTTGTCTGAGAAGCCTTCTAAGTTAAAACTCTTTTGGTGCTCAAAAGTCTTTTGATAAGTATGCCCAACCAAAAATGTAAAACTATGGCTGTTTTGGAGTAAACTATAAGTTAATGTATTCTCTACCAATGAATTTTTGTTGGTAGTATTAACCGTATTCAACGAACCGTTTATGTAATCTTCTAATAAAGAATAAGGCTTGTATTGTACGTCTCTGTTGGTAGTAGAATAATCTACACCTAAGTTTAATTTATACGTTAATCCGTTTATGATTTCGATAGAAGGTGCAATATTCGCTAAAATACGGTGATTAACTGCTTGATCACTGTAAATCTCCTCGCGAGTAAAAGGATTAAGCATATTTTCCAACAAAGTAGGTTCTCCGTCAGTATAAGGTGCAGTTGTTGGATTCAATTGCAACATGTTTGATACAATAGACCTAGAGTCTGCTCTTAAATTCTCAGTTCTGTTAGCTGTTAAATTAAATGCTATTTGTAAACGATCATTTAAAGTAGTTTGATTAAGATTTAATCGACCAGAATATCTTTTCAAATTACTTCCTCTCAAAATACCTTCTTGATCATCTACTCCTAATGCAGAATAATAAGAAAACTTGTTAGCACCACCACTTAGCGCAAGGTTTACATTTTTAGAATATGCTGTTCTGGTTAATTCGTCTTGCCAGTCTGTATCAGCACCATTATCATCTAATGTACCTCCAGCAGCCACTACCTGAGTACGAAATTCATCTGCACTAAATACACCTACTTTGTTAGCCAAGTTAGAAAATGCTGTAGACACATTTACGTCTACTTGTGTTCTACCAGATTTTCCCTTTTTGGTTGTAATTACTATTACACCATTTGCTGCTCTTGCTCCATAAATTGCTGCTGCAGAAGCATCTTTTAACACATCGATACTCTCTATATCTTGTGGATTTATAAAGTTTAAAGGGTTAGATGCTAAACCTGTTTCAGAATTATCTAAAGCAAAACCATCAATTACATAAAGTGGAGTTGTACCTGAACGCAAACTACCTACACCACGAATAATTACATCTTGTGCAGCACCCGGCTCACCACTCACATTCGAAACATTTACACCAGCAACTTTACCTTGTAAAAGCTGTCCCGGATTAGCTACAACACCTTTGTTAAAATCTTTACTCTCTACAGAGCCAATCGAACCAGTAACATCAGCCTTTTTCTGAATACCATATCCAACTACAACAATTTCGTTAAGTGCAGAAAGATCAGCAGAAAGAGCTATGTCAAATGTTGTTTGGTTTCCTATAGCCACTTCAAGCTTTTCGTATCCTACATAAGAGAATACTAGAGTCTCGGCATCATCTGGAATAGACAATCTAAAGTTTCCATTAAAATCGGTGATTGTACCTAAGTTAGTACCTTTTACAATAACTGAAGCACCTATTAGAGCTTCGTTAGTTTCTGCATCTAGTATTTTTCCAGTAATTACTTTATCGCTAAATTCCTCAATTATTGGCTTTACATCAGCTCTGTTTTTTCTAGGAATTGCATAAATGGTTTTATTAACTCTACGAAAGTTGAATTTGCTTTTTGAAGCGATTAATTCTAGTACTTCGTGTAAGTTGCCATTTTTAATATCTAAATCAATAAATACTTTCTCTGTTTTTACTCGGTTCCCATAAGTAAAATTAAATTCAGTGTGTTTTTCTATTTCGCTAAATACATTCTCAATGGAAGTATTTTTTAAATTTAATGTAATGTCTACCTCCATTAAGCTTTGGCTATTGGATGGCTCAGCGATCAGGAATTGCATGGCAACTACCTGTACTAAAAAGACATAAATTGCTTGTTTTGATGCAAACATCAATAGTTTTAGTAAATCTAATTTCATAATTTTGTTATAAGTTGAAACAATAAATATGTTCCCGAATCCATTTCTCGGGAATAAGAAACAAGTCCGAATACTGCGCCAACAGGTTCGGGCTTTTTTTATCACTTACCCAGTAAGTAATAATTTGTATCAGATTTAAATTGAGGTCTTTCTATAAGCTTTTTGTTTTTAGTTAATACATCCATTTCCATCTATTATAATTACACCACTTTCATCGAAGTGATAATCAAACTTTACTACATATTGGAGGCCGTCTAGTACATTGGTTAATTTTTCATCTTCGTACTTTCCTCTTATTAAGCATTCATTAGAAGCAGAATTTCGTATCTGAACTTTCGCAGTATAAGTGTGCTCCAGAATTTTAACTACTTCTTTAAAAGGCATCAAATCAAATTCTAATGACTTGCTTATCCATGAGTTATACCACTCAGGATTCACCTCATTAGTAGTTATATCACCTAAATGTTTCGAATAATTCGCTTGTTGACCTTTAGAAAGCACAACCTCCTTTCCTATGGCATTGGCTGCCACCTTTACTTTTCCTGAGTTAACTGTAACTTCTATATTTTCAATGTCAAAAGCTCGTATGTTAAAAGATGTGCCTAAAACAGTTGTTACCACATCTCCCGAACTTACTGAAAAAGGTTTTGCAGAATTTCGCATCACCTCAAAATAAGCTTCTCCCTGTAAAGTAATTTCTCTTGAAGTTGCTGAAAACTTCTCTGGGTAGGTTAATTTACTATTAGAATTTAATACTATAACAGAACCATCGCTTAGTGTAAGATTTAACCTCTGGCCTTCCGTAGTGGATTTTGTTATATAATTAATTTTTGGCTCTTGCGGTTTGTAAAGATAAGCTGAAATGCCAATGCCTATTAATAAGATTACTGAAGCCGCAATTTGCCAAACTCTATTTCTATTTCTTATTTTTTCTTGATGCTGCTCTAATCTTTTAATTTCTATTCTAGAAAGAATTGTTTTCCTTTTCTGCTCTCTTTGTGCTTCATCCCAATTAGGTGCTAATGATCCCTCTTGAACAAGTTCTTTGTAGATTTTTTCATATAGAACTTGTTCTTCAGGCGAACATAGACCTTCATTGTATTTTTTAGCGAGCGGTATGAATTCTTCCTTTTTCATTTAGTTGTTTATTAGGAAGTATATCAAACAAGTATGATTGGGTACTCTGTTTTAAATATTTTTTCTTATTTAATATTGGGGCAACAATGAGATAAAAATAGGTTCATAAAAAAAAATTTTAATTGAGAAATTGCTCCATTATTATAATTACAATCGCAATGTCTAGCGATTTTCGTAGGTATTTTAAAGACTTTTTCATGTGAGTCTCTACAGTAAAAACAGATATTCCCAGCTTAGTTGCTATTTCTTTATTAGATAGATTTTCATACCTGCTTAAGTAAAAAACTTCCCTACTTCTATTAGGCATTGAAGAGATTGACTCCTTAATTAAGCTTTGAGTTTCAACAGTAGATATATAGTCTTCAACATTATTTCCGATAAAATGGCTCTCGATTATTTCGGCTCTTCTATCTATAAACTTAATCTTTTTAATGTGGTTTGTAATTTGAAATCTTACTGCCTGATAGAGATATGCGCGAATATTTTTAATTTCAATGCTAGAAGATCGAACTAAAAGATCGAGAAATATTTCTTGAACAATGTCTTCACAAATTACCTCATCACCAAGTACTTTGTAAGCAGCAATATACAATTTTTCCCAATATCTATTGAATAACTCCTGAAAGGCAAAGTTGTTTCCCTTACTTAATAAGCTATTTAATTCCTCATCAGGTAGACTCTTAAATTCTGACACTTTCACGCTTTTTTTTTAATAACCATAATAAAAATTATTTGAAGTTAAGTGAATCAGAAATGAAGAGCTACAAATTTGAGTTACCAAATTTTTAATTTTTTATATACATCCTTTTTAAATCTATAAAATATTTCTTTTGTAAAGAATTATCCGCTTAACTACTTTGGCGCAAAGTAAATTTATTGTTTTATTTCTAATCGTTTATTATAAAATAAGAAGAAAGATTTGTGCTTTCTTTGACTTTTTTATGGGATTAACCTTTTAATAATGTATAAAAACAGCAAAATTAACTTCTCATTTGCTATTCTATTTTTTACAGTTATTCCATTTACTGCTTGTTATGGGCAGCAAACAACTAATAATGTAAAGCAAACAAAAACGCTTCGTAAACTCGAAAATGCTGTAAATTTTATAGTAATGGGAGATTGGGGTAGAAATGGTGAAGACCACCAGCAGTTAGTGGCAGATCAGATGGGAATTACAGCAGCAGAAATTGGTGCCGATTTTATTATTTCTACAGGCGATAACTTTTATCCAAGTGGTGTTATTAGTGAGTTTGATCCTTTGTGGCGCACATCTTTTGAAGATATTTATACAGCATTTGCGCTTCAATGGGATTGGTACCCTGTGTTAGGCAACCACGATTATAAGTCTAATCCTGATGCACAAGTTGCTTATTCTAAGATTAGTAGACGATGGAAAATGCCTGCTAGGTATTATTCTAAAAAAATTAAAATTCCGGGTACGAACGAAGAAATGTTAATCGCATTTATCGATACCAATCCACTAATACCTGAATTTTACAAAAACTTAGAGTATGGCCCTAATGTTCA encodes:
- a CDS encoding DUF1572 family protein produces the protein MMIEVLKELFNRDLKKLKQEISLYKNESTLWKVENSISNSGGNLCLHLVGNLKTYIGNGLANTDYIRQRDFEFSAKFVDRNHIYTQIDETIEVVNQGLNQLTDEDLKGTFPMIIWEKETGMAFTLMHLHSHLNYHLGQINYHRRLLEKG
- a CDS encoding succinylglutamate desuccinylase/aspartoacylase family protein, whose protein sequence is MNTKGLIILGESILPGESKKLNLNMARLFTNTLVEVPVYVESAKLPGPTVLITSGIHGDEINGMEIVRQVISKKINIPKRGTIICIPVINVFGFINMSRTFPDGRDLNRVFPGSVKGSLASRFAHHFVSGILPNIDLCLDFHTGGGQRLNASQIRIEQGNEELKKYADIFHAPFTVYSKNIPKSFRSTCKKMGIPILLNESCKALQSDKTMAKNAVGGIMRILAHLDMLNKKFTAPDPQHKNIVITTTKWIRASRSGFLHPKIAIHDFVNKGDVIATIVSPYGDSRHVIKAPNDGYVINVNEAPMIYQGDAIFHISTKLEKD
- a CDS encoding RagB/SusD family nutrient uptake outer membrane protein; the encoded protein is MKNKFIIALFGISLLSFVGCTDLEEEILDESLEGSGQAEVISGAIAPAYGQISWTWRHTNYYGLQLIPADEAILPYRGGTDWYDGGKFLEAHSHEISAANDLVSSSWNEVTVNISRALSAIEVLTPLAEEGNTEAEGALYEMKALRAYLNMLMLDSWGIAFKKESSDELSEILRAQEAIDYIESELLSVVDLINTTKGPGRINQATVWGFLARLNLNAAVYRDPYGTPDFTAQDMANVITYTDNIINSGAYSFSPEYFDLFNDENHDNPELIFALDQRGVLNREHSRWAYWSLAGSWFPRPEFPSADGTDGPAITPDFYQTWVDAYGDVDPAEADARFYQENQIIPEALQDLIGFSPLNDEDHYYCMAAEDYEINRGIIRGVIWGPRKDDNGSFYTCDEGYRIYPVKQTKGNGPDKDVGYVNHELQVDFTNEGRLHSKGYRVSKYQFSHTSPNGNNYSSVDLVMMRYAEIFLMRAEAKLRTGDNTGALSDVNTVRTSRTAREPIPAALTAIDLEILYRERGFELYWEGFRRGDQIRFGHYEDSWTEKTDSNPLHRLFPIPQNAIDGASNVESYLIQNEGY
- a CDS encoding SusC/RagA family TonB-linked outer membrane protein — translated: MKLDLLKLLMFASKQAIYVFLVQVVAMQFLIAEPSNSQSLMEVDITLNLKNTSIENVFSEIEKHTEFNFTYGNRVKTEKVFIDLDIKNGNLHEVLELIASKSKFNFRRVNKTIYAIPRKNRADVKPIIEEFSDKVITGKILDAETNEALIGASVIVKGTNLGTITDFNGNFRLSIPDDAETLVFSYVGYEKLEVAIGNQTTFDIALSADLSALNEIVVVGYGIQKKADVTGSIGSVESKDFNKGVVANPGQLLQGKVAGVNVSNVSGEPGAAQDVIIRGVGSLRSGTTPLYVIDGFALDNSETGLASNPLNFINPQDIESIDVLKDASAAAIYGARAANGVIVITTKKGKSGRTQVDVNVSTAFSNLANKVGVFSADEFRTQVVAAGGTLDDNGADTDWQDELTRTAYSKNVNLALSGGANKFSYYSALGVDDQEGILRGSNLKRYSGRLNLNQTTLNDRLQIAFNLTANRTENLRADSRSIVSNMLQLNPTTAPYTDGEPTLLENMLNPFTREEIYSDQAVNHRILANIAPSIEIINGLTYKLNLGVDYSTTNRDVQYKPYSLLEDYINGSLNTVNTTNKNSLVENTLTYSLLQNSHSFTFLVGHTYQKTFEHQKSFNLEGFSDNGIDPEYQDQISGESTPTYLNTYAVQNELQSFFGRVNYGFDDKYLITATMRADGSSKFGGNNRYGYFPSVALGWNIMNEDFLSGSQKISNLKLRASWGKTGNQEIPAKITKLSYTDSKADNDTYPIDGTESSIEDYPYGTIFTRLANPDIQWEVSSQTNVGVDFGFFNNKLSGSLDYFNKVSENILLEVTPADPIQPTNKYWTNIPDMEIKNNGIELSLDYQSDLNKDFLFNIGGNLAYTNNEVVNSPYKVLTTGAAQGAGQTDATINGNINGERIGSFYMQEFTGIGEDGLSILSDDRRVVGSALPDMIYAFYINLQYKNFDLGFNFNGVSGNKVYNHTAMSLFTKGLLVSNFNTTDLPTQYPNEDFTNSNSVSTRYLENGSFLRLNNATLGYNLKPSLIGLDGVINTIRLSLTGQNLFVISDYSGYDPEINSNLSLDGIQTFGIDYFNYPKARTILISLNVSF
- a CDS encoding FecR family protein gives rise to the protein MKKEEFIPLAKKYNEGLCSPEEQVLYEKIYKELVQEGSLAPNWDEAQREQKRKTILSRIEIKRLEQHQEKIRNRNRVWQIAASVILLIGIGISAYLYKPQEPKINYITKSTTEGQRLNLTLSDGSVIVLNSNSKLTYPEKFSATSREITLQGEAYFEVMRNSAKPFSVSSGDVVTTVLGTSFNIRAFDIENIEVTVNSGKVKVAANAIGKEVVLSKGQQANYSKHLGDITTNEVNPEWYNSWISKSLEFDLMPFKEVVKILEHTYTAKVQIRNSASNECLIRGKYEDEKLTNVLDGLQYVVKFDYHFDESGVIIIDGNGCIN
- a CDS encoding RNA polymerase sigma-70 factor, producing MSEFKSLPDEELNSLLSKGNNFAFQELFNRYWEKLYIAAYKVLGDEVICEDIVQEIFLDLLVRSSSIEIKNIRAYLYQAVRFQITNHIKKIKFIDRRAEIIESHFIGNNVEDYISTVETQSLIKESISSMPNRSREVFYLSRYENLSNKEIATKLGISVFTVETHMKKSLKYLRKSLDIAIVIIIMEQFLN
- a CDS encoding purple acid phosphatase family protein, giving the protein MYKNSKINFSFAILFFTVIPFTACYGQQTTNNVKQTKTLRKLENAVNFIVMGDWGRNGEDHQQLVADQMGITAAEIGADFIISTGDNFYPSGVISEFDPLWRTSFEDIYTAFALQWDWYPVLGNHDYKSNPDAQVAYSKISRRWKMPARYYSKKIKIPGTNEEMLIAFIDTNPLIPEFYKNLEYGPNVQTQDSTTQKQWLRKELNNKSSNITWKFVVGHHPIFTGSDARKEGYDTKAVRNSIKKLIDEEEVDVYLAGHDHSLQHIAPKGKTHYFVSGAASEATQVGMLPDSKFAQSEYGFMLFSVNAEITLVQVIDYKGNLLYASEINKN